The Bactrocera dorsalis isolate Fly_Bdor chromosome 3, ASM2337382v1, whole genome shotgun sequence genomic interval tcgtatttctcgtatcataagcctattgtctcggttttacaatcaaccacagtaattactgatgtacccaataatgaaataacgaataaaacattgaaaaaaaataaaaaatctatgcaaaaatattaatttactaatgaaaacaaaataaatttaaatatttgtaggaaattaatatatgtgcatacatgtatatattgcacacacacattcatatatatacatatagatagagcgaaagaagtttcacttcagtcgtgcggtcataagcacactcacttttttttaatttaaactttgtgcataatcttaatatataaaaatcacgtgtcacgttgtttgtttgcgatggacttttaacactgtgtgcagtttggtccaacttgaaagataggatagtttataactctccttatagtcgcattatttatttattgcaaattatttgtttattattagcaaagagctatccaccagttggtggcgctaacagcggtattgagtaagtgcggtatgttacagtagatggcgctacaaacattaaaaacattaaatgaaaatgcgttgtttgaagtttatattatttgtggtaaagttatacgagtctatgacttccaaaaaaaaaataaaaattgggcggggcgaagttcgccgggtcagctagtattttaTAGGGTTAATATAGtagcttttaaaaatatgtagatTACTAATCTAggtacagtagaactccaattgtccgaactccgactatccgaatcacaaaaaattgtccaaaaaaagTCTAAGTTATTCTGAATATGAAGGATTGGTTTTGACAAAtcatagcaaaataaatttaaaggacTGCTGTTACATGGTAGCGGAAGCTTGGAGTTTGGTTACGCCAGTGACGCTAAGACGTGCGTGGAATAAACTGAAAGGCCTACCGTCtgagaagaacaaaaaaaaaaaagaatctgaAGAAAATGAGAAACAAGAATATGGagaggatgatgatgatgaagatgcGTTGTCACTTgaggaaataagaaaaatgattGTAAAAATTCCTGGTTGTACAAAAGTAAGTGCTGAAGATGTAGGagagtggatggcttgtgacacgtctgaccctggttttcaatttctcaatgacgatgaaattgttgtaagtgtgagagaagatgttgaagtggaagtggaaggagaactttctgctgatgttgaagtagaccctggaccatcagctagtgaagcatttgccggcctcgagactgctttgaagtggatggaGCGTCAGCCCGAGTGTGACCACTTGCAACTGCTCACCGTCAAGCGAATGCGTGACCTGGCTGTCCGAAAATGGTTGAAGACCGCAAAACAGCTTACAttgacggagatgtttaaaaaacaatgatttttatttctaaacttgtacataagtacattttatttatatttaaagcaTGTGAAAACATGTTTCTtccatttaattcaataaaaaaatagtgcaatatcaaaacgtagctcttattctctccaatggcaatttaaaaaaaaaaaatccgattatccgaatatttgattatccgaatgggtcccggtccccattaattcggataattggagttctactgtacaTATTATAATAACATGTTTGCAATTAAATTCTACTACGTAGAACTTCGTgcagaaataatttcaaaagttaCAGTATTTACAGCGTGTAAAATAATAACTGTCGCacctcttttttttaataacaggATTAATAGttctattcaaattaaatagtaattcttttataaatacaaatattcttcttctttactggcgtagacaccgcttacgcgattatagccgagtcaacaacagcgcgccaatcgtttcttctcttcgctacgtggcgccaattggatattccaagcgaagccaggtccttttccacttggtccttccaacggagtggaggtcttcctcttcctctgcttcccgcggcgggtactgcgtcgaatactttcagagccggagtgttttcatccatccggacaacatgacctagccagcgtagccgctgtctcttaattcgctgaactatgtcaatgtcgtcgtatatctcgtacagctcatcgttccatcgaatgcgatattcgccgtaatcgaccataaatctttcgcagaacttttctctcgaaaactcgcaacgtcgactcatcggttgttgtcatcgtccaagcctctgcaccatatagcaggacgggaattatgagcgacttatagagtttggcttttgttcgtcgagagaggactttacttttcaattgcctactcagtccgaagtagcatcttttggcaagagtaatcctgcgttggatttccaggctgacactgttggtggtgttaatactggttcctaaatagacgaaattatctacaacttcaaagttatgactgtcaacagtgacgtgagtgccaagtcgcgagtgcgacgactgtttgtttgatggcaggagataactatttcgtcttgccctcgttcactgccagatccatttgcgttgcttccttgtccagtctggagaaagcagaactaacggcgcggttgttgagaccgatgatatcaatatcatcggcatacgccagcagctgtacactcttacaaaaaattgtacctgctcgattaagttctgcagctcgaataattttctccagcagcagattgaagaagtcgcacggatAGTCGcgttgtctgaaaccttgtttggtatcgaacggttcagagaggtcctttccgatcctgacggagcttttggtattgatcaacgtcagtttacacagccgtattaattttgcggggataccaaattcagacatcgcggcataaaggcagctccttttcgtgctgtcgaaagcagctttgaaatcgacgaagaggtggtgtgtgtcgattctcctttcacgggtcttttccaagatttggcgcatggtgaatatctggtcggttgttgatttaccaggtctgaagccacactgataaggtccaatcagtttgttgacggtgggctttaatctttcacacaatacgctcgacagaaccttatatgcgatgttgaggaggctaatcccacggtagttggcgcagattgtggggtctccttttttatggattgggcatagcacacttaaattccaatcgttgggcatactttcgtccgaccatattttgcaaagaagctgatgcatgcttatgccttatcagttcttcgccgccgtgtttgaatagctcggccggcaatccatcggcccctgctgctttgttgtttttcaggcgggcaattgctattcgaacttcttcatggtcgggcaatggaacgtctgctccatcgtcatcgattggggtatcgggttcgccatctcctggtgttatgcctccactgccatacagcaggttggagaagtgttccctccataatttaagtatgctctgggcatcggtaactagatcaccttggggggttctacaggagtatgctccggtcttgaaaccttctgtaagccgccgcaccttttcgtagaattttcgagcattacccctgtcggccagcttatcgagctgttcgtactcacgcatttcggcctctttcttcttctgtctgcaaatgcgtctcgcttccctcttcaactctcggtatctatcccatcccgcacgtgttgtggtcgatcgtaacgttgcgaggtaggcagcctgttttctctccgctgcgacacggcactcctcgtcgtaccagctgttcttttgcactttccgaaaaccaatggtttcggttgcagctgtacgtaaggagtttgaaatgccgtcccacagttcccttataccgagttgttgacgagtgctctcagagagcaggagtgcaagccgagtagaaaatcgttcggctgtctgttgtgattgcagcttctcgacgtcgaaccttccttgtgtttgttgacgtgcgttttttgctgcacagaggtgcgaatcttggctataacaatatagtggtccgagtcgatgttaggacctcggagcgcacgcacatctaaaacactggagacgtgtcttccgtctatcacaacatgatcgatctggttggtggtttttcgatccggagacagccaggtagcttgatgtatcttcttatgctggaatctagtactacagataaccatatttcgggccccggcgaagtcgatcagcctcaacccatttggggatgtttcctcgtggaggctgaatttaccgaccgtagtgccaaagataccttctttgcccaccctggcgttgaagtcgccaagcacgattttgacatcgtggcgggggcatctttcataagtgcgctccaagcactcataaaaggcatctttggacacatcgtccttctcttctttCGGGGTGTGAGCGCAAATCgcatgttgaagaacctcgctttgatgcggattgtggctagacgttcattctccggagtgaatgatagtactcggcgacggagtctctctccaaccacgaatccaacaccaaacttgcgctcctttatatggccactgtagtagatgtcacaaggacctacttgtctctgtccttgtccgtccatcgcatttctgggacgatggtgatgtcagcctttactctatcgaggatatcaaccagctgggcgGCGCGAcactttcccaattaagggatcggACATTCCAGGAGCATGCCCTCAAagcgtagtccttatttcgttttccatggtcgtcatcgaaaggggggtttctcatccgaggcttatagttgattttcatggggggtatttttttacgtggcgggtcccaaacccagcgcacaaccctatgcaggggatgtttcgccttctcacgttagctcgctttcaaacggatgttcttaggctacccagaggatacttggtcaaagaccggaagtcgtgagctgcttgagtcacatgtaaaagaatcgtttctggccactccctcCCTACACCTccatacacctagttctattaaattacgacgcgtttatttgttttaaaatgaatacatttggtgatttttttttatccacatcAAGATACTAtgtatttttaacattaaatataccatatcaaaaattttttattttgtacacaaataaaagaaattaacgaCCCAAAACATCCGTCTCATCTTGTACGTGCAGGGttgttatggaattaaaaataactccatAGGTCCGGCAACCACCATACATTAATCCCATTCAAAATATCTGAACCCTTTTGGAAaatcgtattcgaaaacatcgaatttcatcaaaataaggccaaaaagCTGGATCATGgacttagtgggtcaaaatatccggaaataatactagaaattgAGTGAGGAGCATAGATTGATGTCTAgggacaataatagcaacaacatgtAGACCAAAAACagctaaaactattgtaattacttttgatttatataaataatcatttttgtACGTAAACGTTTTTGATACaaattaggcgcattttaagctttagcattaatttcttttatttgtgtacaaaataaaaaatttttgatatggtatatttaatgttaaaaatacatatcgtgatgtggataaaaaaaaatcaccaaatgtattcattttaaaacaaataaacgcgtcgtaatttaatagaactaggtgtatgtaaactttattggtccactgtacttacttttagatttaaaaaaaatctataatattAACTTAATTCCAAACGCGTCTATAAAGAAGAACAACTGACCAATGCTCCCGtgcacatactatatgtatatgtacatatgtaaatattttctactaTTTTCGAAAGACATAGTAAAAAACGCGTACTACGAATGAAATAAGAAGAAACAATCGATTAACAGTAAATAATAACTGTATATTACAAGAACAATCTACTATAAAAACAAGTGTACAGTTACaggaaaaaaagttacaatacaaaatatgtatgcacacataATTTCTTTACTAAGGTAGTTTAATTAGTAGAAAAGTGTAGCTAAAGTAGTATTTGCTTAAATTAAAGGTAATATAAATAAGATTTTGGTTGCAAGGTGTAgggtttttttatttgtatttttattagatatttAATTTGGTTGAGTCGGTTGGGTTGTAGATAaattgatcagaatctcttttcttgctttCTTGCTCTCTCTGTTGTCAGCTGGCAGCGAACCCTGATATTTTTTCTGAcctggcaacaaaacacaatcagggttCCGTCAATCAGCAATTATTCAAAAAAGCGGGATGCCAGAACAATAGCGGTAAAATGAACTGCCAAAATCAGTTTGTTGTTAAAATTCGTTAGAAgttggttgttgttattactcttacaatttttaaagttattaatttaGTGCAGTTTTAAGGTAAAAGGAAGTGCGTAAGTTCATTACGGAGTTAAGAAgtaaagtgaatattttttaaaaaatattttcgtgttTTATACCGAATATGCCGAAATCAAAAAAGTGTGTAATGGGGTGTAGAGGACAGCGACGTTTTTTCGACTTTCCAAATCAGGAGAAGGATAAAGCCAGATAAGAAATTGAAtacttatttgaaattttattctaactgcctttggtgccatgcaatgccttttatgttccaagtcttttaaagataatagggaatatatccttaaaagacattttgttaattttcattttaccattaattatttagatgaaaaagaacgaaaatgttttttttttaaagaaagttacGTAAAATCGAATACTTAGATTATAGTGAACGTATTAATGAAAACATAAGAACACAGCTATCAAGTTACATTAGTTTGGAGATTTTTAGACAGGGTAGGCCGTTTTCCGAAGGAGTTGTTATTCGAGGTCGTTAATGAAAAGCTTGTCGATATGACAAAATTCGCAGGAGTGTGTACAGATGGAACAAACGTTATGATTGGTAACTATGACGGTTTTATCGGGCAGCGGAAAAAGCATGgtataaatgtacataattttcattgcatCATACATCAAGTTGCACTTTGCTCCAAATTGATAAGTAGAAATCCCGTTATGAAAATCTCAGAGAAAATAATAAAGGGAATACGTGGTGGGCATAACTCACTTACCcacagaaaatttttaaaatataagagTGCTGGGTACTCAgacttaaaaatgtttacagaAGCTCGATGATTAAGTAGAGGGGAGTGTCTCAACAGATTATTTCAGCTAACAGAAGAAGTTCTGCAGTTCCTCGAGGTTGAAGGTTTAGAAAACCTTCAGAACAGTACTTCTTATTTATCTGTTTATTATTTGCTCTGAGATTTGAATAatcgtttatatatatacatatacatatgtagcttttagttttattgaatattttcatatatttttgctcTAATGTAGTGAAAACatacaataggggtattctcttgctcttgcaagattgcagattgcaaaaatacttcaccgaaatatacaagggcacgagagcacccattgcagaatctagtgatatatgagcgactgattcagtcaatttattgtaaatgactattgtgcatggctattgtgaattggcgcaccttctgcatgcatttttaacaaaaaaactgtaacaaaactttataatttaagtaaaaattataaaatctatttaaaacttaccgtcctcaacaatttaacgacgtaatatgcctttatgtaaaatgacagctaaaatagggttgcaattttatttttgcgtgacattgcacgctaatatacatgggttttggtctgacatatttcacagcccttgcaaatatttttctacgtgtgtttgttgttgtgccgttgtaaatctgcaatgcttgcaccgtgcaccgggttttgcaagagcaagagaatacccctaatgcaTCACTAAAGTAAGTATGCACCATGATTAACAGCCGAATATGTgaacttattttcaaaataattcgattttttaaatcaaaatatgtatgcaagtgcTATGCAAGATTacttgcaagaatataaaagaCACGACGACTACAAATTTTCCCGTTATCTTGTCTGGCGTCATTTCGTAGGAAACGGTAAAAATCATATAACAAAAGTATGTAAATTAATAAGTTGTTTGATTTTTGAgtaactacgggcaactgcctgtggtcgactgcctcgttttctttgttacattttcttaaatacaatattttgcttaagcctagatacaaatattaatcttacattctaggaagtatatctacaatccacttgagataggacatacaCTGGCGGACATAATTATTCACACATCACTGAGTTTACCACAAAAACGGTTGtatcttttaaataataaaaactaggtTATAGTTTCATTCTAAGAAAATCTTTATTCATATCTctggtatttaaaaataacattaattttaaaaattaactttccattttaaataaatctgcaaaaattgcattttactTCGTTTATGTGAGGGACAAAATTATTCACACAACTCAAAGTCAtatcatttaaatgaaaaaatttagcaCTAAAATCTAACGGAAGCATTTAGAGAAGTACCGCTATGAACGCTACACtcgaaatttgttattttacattGAATTTCCGACATTCGGTATTGTTATTTGTGCAAATAAGTTGTAGATATTGAAAATGGGtcgtaaattaaaagaaactaCCGTCgaggaaag includes:
- the LOC125777045 gene encoding jerky protein homolog-like, whose amino-acid sequence is MVAEAWSLVTPVTLRRAWNKLKGLPSEKNKKKKESEENEKQEYGEDDDDEDALSLEEIRKMIVKIPGCTKVSAEDVGEWMACDTSDPGFQFLNDDEIVVSVREDVEVEVEGELSADVEVDPGPSASEAFAGLETALKWMERQPECDHLQLLTVKRMRDLAVRKWLKTAKQLTLTEMFKKQ